In Mus caroli chromosome 19, CAROLI_EIJ_v1.1, whole genome shotgun sequence, a genomic segment contains:
- the Pcnx3 gene encoding pecanex-like protein 3 isoform X7, which translates to MGSQVLQILRQGVWASLTGGWFFDPHQSTFSNCFHLYVWIFLLIFPFLLYMVLPPSLTVAGVYCLVVAVIFATIKTVNYRLHAMFDQGEIVEKRNSTMGEQEEEAAQGESSLPRDPGVEMTVFRKVSSTPPVRCSSQHSVFGFNQVSELLPRMEDSGPLRDIKELVREQGSNNVIVTSADREMLKLSSQEKLIGDLPQTPPGVVPGPSLPSTDSSERSPMAGDGVPWGGSSVADTPMSPLLKGSLSQELSKSFLTLTRPDRALVRTSSRREQCRGTGGYQPLDRRGSGDPMPQKAGSSDSCFSGTDRETLSSFKSEKTNSTHLDSPPGGHAPEGSDTDPPSEAELPASPDAGVPSDDTLRSFDTVIGAGTPPGQTEPLLVVRPKDLALLRPSKRRPPMRGHSPPGRTPRRPLLEGSGFFEDEDTSEGSELSPASSLRSQRRYSTDSSSSTSCYSPESSQGAAGGPRKRRAPHGAEEGTAVPPKRPYGTQRTPSTASAKTHARVLSMDGAGGDVLRAPLAGSKAELEAQPGMELAAGEPAVLPPEARRGPAANQPGWRGELQEEGAVGGAPEETGQRECTGNVRRAQAIRRRHNAGSNPTPPASVMGSPPSSLQEAQRGRAASHSRALTLPSALHFASSLLLTRAGPNVHEASNFDDTSEGAVHYFYDESGVRRSYTFGLAGGGYENPVSQPGEQAANGAWDRHSHSSSFHSADVPEATGGLNLLQPRPVVLQGMQEQTLMEEAPPRAQHSYKYWFLPGRWTSVRYERLALLALLDRTRGIMENVFGVGLSSLVAFLGYLLLLKGFFTDIWVFQFCLVIASCQYSLLKSVQPDAASPMHGHNWVIAYSRPVYFCICCLLIWLLDALGTAQPFPPVSLYGLTLFSASFFFCARDVATVFTLCFPFVFLLGLLPQVNTCLMYLLEQIDMHGFGGTAATSPLTAVFSLTRSLLAAALLYGFCLGAIKTPWPEQHVPVLFSVFCGLLVAMSYHLSRQSSDPTVLWSLVRSKLFPELEERSLETARVEPPDPLPEKMRQSVREVLHSDLVMCVVIAVLTFAVSASTVFIALKSVLGFVLYALAGAVGFFTHYLLPQLRKQLPWFCLSQPVLKPLEYSQYEVRGAAQVMWFEKLYAGLQCVEKYLIYPAVVLNALTVDAHTVVSHPDKFCLYCRALLMTVAGLKLLRSAFCCPPQQYLTLAFTVLLFHFDYPRLSQGFLLDYFLMSLLCSKLWDLLYKLRFVLTYIAPWQITWGSAFHAFAQPFAVPHSAMLFLQALLSGLFSTPLNPLLGSAVFIMSYARPLKFWERDYNTKRVDHSNTRLVTQLDRNPGADDNNLNSIFYEHLTRSLQHTLCGDLVLGRWGNYGPGDCFVLASDYLNALVHLIEVGNGLITFQLRGLEFRGTYCQQREVEAITEGVEEDEGCCCCEPGHLPRVLSFNAAFGQRWLAWEVTASKYVLEGYSISDNNAASMLQVFDLRKILVTYYVKSIIYYVSRSPKLETWLNHEGIATALRPVRALGYADSDPTFSLSVDEDYDLRLSGLSLPSFCAVHLEWIQYCASRRSQPVDQDWNSPLVTLCFGLCVLGRRALGTASHSMSASLEPFLYGLHALFKGDFRITSPRDEWVFADMDLLHRVVAPGVRMALKLHQDHFTSPDEYEEPAALYDAIAANEERLVISHEGDPAWRSAILSNTPSLLALRHVMDDASDEYKIIMLNRRHLSFRVIKVNRECVRGLWAGQQQELVFLRNRNPERGSIQNAKQALRNMINSSCDQPLGYPIYVSPLTTSLAGSHPQLRALWGGPVSLGAIARWLLRSWERLHKGCGAGCNSGGNVDDSDCGGGGGLTSLSNHPPLAHPTPENTAGSSEQPLPPGPSWGPRPSLSGSGDGRPPPLLQWPPPRLPGPPPASPAPTEGPRPSRPSGPALLNSEGPSGKWSLGGRKGLGGPDGEPASGSPKGGTPKSQAPLDLSLSPDVSSEASPARTTQDLPCLDSSTPEGCAPSGAPGDWPVPAEERESPAAQPLLEHQY; encoded by the exons ATGGGGTCTCAGGTGTTGCAGATCCTGCGCCAGGGGGTGTGGGCCTCGCTCACTGGGGGATGGTTCTTCGATCCGCATCAGAGCACCTTCTCCAACTGCTTCCATCTCTATGTCTGGATCTTCTTGCTCATCTTTCCCTTCTTGCTGTACATG GTCCTGCCCCCCAGCCTGACAGTGGCGGGAGTGTACTGCCTGGTGGTAGCTGTCATCTTTGCTACCATCAAGACTGTGAACTATCGCCTGCATGCCATGTTCGACCAGGGCGAGATTGTGGAAAAACGCAACTCTACCATgggggagcaggaagaagaggctgCCCAGGGGGAGAGCAGTCTCCCAAG GGACCCTGGTGTGGAGATGACCGTGTTCCGGAAAGTGAGCTCCACGCCCCCTGTACGCTGCAGTTCCCAGCATTCTGTGTTTGGCTTCAACCAGGTTTCG GAGTTGCTGCCCCGGATGGAGGATTCTGGGCCCCTCAGAG ACATCAAGGAGCTGGTACGGGAACAGGGCAGCAACAACGTGATCGTGACCTCTGCCGATCGAGAAATGCTCAAGCTCAGCTCCCAAGAGAAACTGA TTGGAGACCTTCCCCAGACACCCCCAGGGGTTGTTCCAGGCCCCTCTCTCCCCAGTACAGATTCTTCCGAGCGTTCTCCCATGGCTGGAGATGGTGTCCCCTGGGGTGGGAGCAGTGTGGCTGACACTCCCATGAGCCCTTTACTGAAAGGGAGCCTCAGCCAGGAGCTAAGCAAGAGCTTTCTGACCCTGACCCGGCCTGACCGGGCCCTAGTGAGGACCAGTAGTCGGCGGGAACAATGTCGGGGAACTGGAGGCTACCAACCCCTGGACCGGAGGGGCTCAGGTGACCCCATGCCCCAGAAAGCTGGCTCTTCGGATTCCTGCTTCAGTGGCACTGACAGGGAGACTCTGAGCAGCTTCAAGAGCGAGAAGACTAACTCTACACACCTAGACAGTCCCCCTGGTGGGCACGCTCCCGAGGGCAGCGACACAGACCCTCCTTCCGAGGCTGAGCTGCCTGCCTCCCCAGATGCTGGGGTCCCCTCAGACGATACACTTCGTTCCTTTGACACAGTCATTGGAGCAGGGACACCACCAGGCCAAACGGAGCCGCTCCTAGTTGTGCGGCCCAAGGACTTGGCCCTGCTTCGGCCTAGCAAGCGGCGGCCCCCCATGCGAGGACACTCCCCACCTGGTCGTACCCCAAGACGGCCCTTGCTTGAGGGCTCAGGCTTCTTTGAAGATGAAGATACCAGTGAAGGTAGTGAGCTGAGTCCAGCATCCAGTCTCCGGTCTCAGCGCCGCTATAGCACTGATAGCTCCTCGTCTACTTCTTGCTACTCCCCCGAGAGCTCCCAGGGTGCAGCAGGGGGTCCTCGGAAGCGGCGGGCCCCTCATGGGGCCGAAGAAGGAACTGCTGTGCCCCCTAAGCGACCCTATGGGACCCAGCGGACGCCCAGTACTGCCAGTGCCAAAACTCATGCCCGTGTGTTGAGCATGGATGGGGCAGGGGGTGATGTCTTACGGGCACCCCTGGCGGGCTCCAAGGCTGAGCTGGAGGCCCAGCCAGGAATGGAGCTGGCTGCTGGTGAGCCTGCTGTGTTGCCTCCTGAAGCCCGGAGGGGACCTGCTGCCAACCAGCCTGGCTGGCGGGGGGAGCTGCAGGAGGAAGGTGCTGTGGGGGGAG CACCTGAGGAAACAGGTCAGCGGGAATGCACAGGCAATGTGAGGAGGGCTCAAGCTATCCGGAGACGACACAATGCAGGCAGCAACCCTACGCCTCCAGCCTCTGTCATGGGCTCGCCACCTAG CAGCCTGCAGGAGGCTCAGCGGGGCCGGGCTGCTTCCCACTCCAGGGCACTGACTCTGCCCTCCGCTCTGCACTTTGCCTCTTCCCTGTTGCTCACCCGAGCTGGCCCCAACGTCCATGAAGCCAGCAATTTCGATGACACCTCTGAGGGTGCTGTGCACTATTTCTACGACGAGAGTG GTGTACGGCGGTCGTATACCTTTGGCCTAGCTGGAGGTGGCTACGAGAACCCTGTGAGTCAGCCAGGCGAGCAAGCAGCCAATGGAGCCTG GGACCGTCACTCACATTCCTCCAGCTTCCACTCAGCTGATGTGCCTGAAGCCACAGGAGGCTTGAACCTGTTGCAGCCAAGGCCAGTGGTTCTTCAGGGTATGCAG GAGCAGACACTGATGGAGGAGGCACCACCCCGGGCCCAGCACAGCTACAAGTACTGGTTTCTTCCTGGCCGTTGGACCTCTGTGCGCTACGAACGGCTGGCCCTGCTAGCTCTGTTGGACCG GACACGTGGGATAATGGAGAACGTTTTCGGTGTTGGATTGAGCAGCCTGGTTGCCTTCCTGGGATACCTGTTGCTGCTCAAGGGCTTCTTCACTGACATCTGGGTCTTCCAGTTCTGTCTGGTCATCGCCTCCTGTCAGTACTCCCTGCTCAAG AGCGTGCAGCCTGATGCAGCATCCCCAATGCAC GGCCACAACTGGGTGATTGCATACAGCCGGCCTGTCTACTTCTGTATCTGCTGTCTGCTCATCTGGCTGCTGGATGCCCTGGGGACCGCTCAGCCCTTCCCACCTGTCTCTCTGTACGGCCTCAcactcttctctgcctctttcttcttttgcgCCCGAGATGTGGCCACTG TATTCACCTTATGCTTCCCGTTCGTCTTCCTCCTGGGCCTCCTGCCCCAGGTCAACACGTGCCTCATGTACCTCCTGGAGCAGATCGACATGCATGGCTTCGGAGGCACAG CCGCCACCAGCCCACTCACTGCGGTCTTCAGCCTCACGCGAAGCCTGCTGGCTGCTGCCCTGCTTTATGGCTTTTGCCTTGGGGCCATCAAG ACACCTTGGCCAGAGCAGCACGTCCCTGTCCTCTTCTCAGTCTTCTGTGGCCTCCTGGTGGCAATGTCCTACCATCTGAGCCGGCAGAGCAGCGACCCCACCGTTCTCTG GTCTCTAGTCCGGAGTAAGCTCTTCCCTGAGCTAGAGGAGCGGAGCCTAGAGACGGCCCGGGTTGAACCCCCAGACCCGCTGCCAGAGAAGATGCGTCAGTCAGTG CGGGAAGTCTTGCACTCCGACCTGGTGATGTGTGTGGTGATCGCCGTACTCACCTTTGCCGTCAGTGCCAGCACTGTCTTCATTGCCCTGAAG TCAGTTCTGGGCTTCGTGTTGTATGCGCTGGCAGGAGCTGTGGGCTTCTTCACGCATTACCTGCTGCCACAGCTGCGCAAACAGCTCCCCTGGTTCTGCCTCTCACAGCCTGTGCTGAAGCCACTGGAGTATAGCCAGTATGAAGTGCGAG GCGCTGCCCAGGTGATGTGGTTTGAGAAGCTCTATGCTGGCCTGCAGTGTGTTGAGAAGTACCTCATCTACCCTGCTGTGGTTCTCAATGCTCTCACAGTGGATGCCCACACAGTCGTCAGCCACCCAGACAAATTCTGCCTCTA CTGCCGGGCCTTGCTGATGACTGTGGCAGGGCTGAAGCTGCTGCGCTCGGCCTTCTGTTGCCCACCCCAGCAGTACCTGACCTTGGCCTTCACTGTCCTCCTCTTCCACTTCGACTACCCGAGGCTCTCACAGGGCTTCCTGCTTGACTACTTCCTCATGTCTCTGCTCTGCAGCAAG CTTTGGGACCTGCTGTACAAGCTGCGTTTTGTACTGACCTACATTGCACCATGGCAGATCACCTGGGGCTCAGCCTTCCATGCCTTTGCCCAGCCCTTCGCTGTACCAC ACTCAGCTATGCTGTTCCTTCAGGCCCTGCTCTCAGGGCTCTTCTCTACCCCACTCAACCCCCTGCTGGGCAGCGCAGTCTTCATCATGTCCTACGCAAGGCCCCTCAAGTTCTGGGAGAGGGACTACAA CACTAAACGTGTGGACCATTCCAACACTCGCCTAGTGACACAGCTGGACCGGAACCCAG GCGCTGATGACAACAACCTCAACTCCATCTTCTATGAGCACTTGACACGCTCGCTGCAGCACACACTGTGTGGGGATCTGGTGCTGGGCCGCTGGGGCAATTATGGCCCTGGAGACTGCTTTGTCCTGGCCTCTGACTACCTCAACGCGCTAGTGCACCTCATTGAGGTTGGCAATGGCCTCATCACCTTCCAGCTTCGTGGCCTTGAGTTCCGGG GCACATACTGCCAGCAGCGTGAGGTGGAGGCCATCACGGAAGGTGTGGAGGAAGATGAGGGCTGCTGTTGCTGTGAGCCTGGTCACCTGCCCCGGGTCCTGTCCTTCAATGCTGCCTTTGGGCAGCGCTGGCTGGCCTGGGAGGTGACAGCCAGCAAGTACGTGCTGGAAGGCTACAGCATCAGTGACAACAACGCAGCCTCCATGCTGCAGGTGTTTGACCTCCGCAAGATCCTCGTCACTTACTATGTCAAG AGCATCATCTACTATGTGAGCCGCTCTCCAAAGCTAGAGACCTGGCTGAACCATGAGGGCATCGCCACTGCCCTCCGGCCTGTGCGAGCCCTTGGTTACGCAGACTCGGACCCCACCTTCTCACTGAGTGTTGACGAGGACTATGACCTCCGGTTGTCTGGCCTCTCCCTGCCGTCCTTCTGCGCTGTCCACCTCGAATGGATCCAATACTGTGCCTCTCGGCGCAGCCAG CCTGTGGACCAGGACTGGAATTCACCGTTGGTTACACTGTGCTTTGGCCTGTGTGTGCTGGGTCGCCGGGCCCTGGGAACAGCCTCACACAGTATGTCTGCCAG CCTGGAGCCCTTCCTCTATGGCCTGCACGCCCTGTTCAAGGGGGACTTCCGCATCACCTCTCCCCGTGACGAGTGGGTCTTTGCCGACATGGATCTGCTTCACCGAGTGGTAGCCCCTGGGGTTCGCATGGCCCTCAAGCTTCACCAG GACCATTTCACATCTCCTGATGAGTATGAGGAACCAGCAGCCCTGTATGACGCCATCGCGGCCAATGAGGAGCGGCTGGTCATCTCACATGAGGGGGACCCTGCCTGGCGCAGTGCCATCCTCAGCAACACCCCGTCCCTGCTGGCGCTGCGCCACGTCATGGACGACGCTTCTGACGAGTACAAGATCATCATGCTCAACAGGCGCCACCTCAGCTTCCGAGTCATCAAG GTAAACCGAGAGTGTGTGCGTGGGCTGTGGGCTGGGCAGCAACAAGAGCTGGTGTTCCTGCGCAACCGCAACCCTGAGCGCGGCAGCATCCAGAATGCCAAGCAGGCACTCCGCAACATGATCAATTCCTCCTGCGACCAGCCGCTGGGCTACCCCATCTACGTGTCACCTCTTACCACATCTCTGGCTGGTAGCCACCCCCAACTGCGGGCGCTGTGGGGTGGTCCTGTCAGCCTGGGTGCCATTGCCCGATGGCTCTTGCGCAGCTGGGAGAg ACTTCATAAGGGCTGTGGCGCTGGCTGTAATAGCGGAGGAAATGTGGATGACTCGGACTGTGGTGGGGGTGGCGGCCTGACCTCCCTCAGCAATCATCCCCCCTTGGCACACCCTACGCCTGAAAATACAGCAG GCAGCAGTGAGCAGCCCCTCCCACCAGGTCCTAGCTGGGGACCAAGGCCTTCCCTCAGTGGCTCTGGTGATGGGCGGCCCCCTCCTCTGCTGCAGTGGCCTCCTCCCCGGCTCCCTGGGCCACCCCCTGCTTCACCTGCTCCCACTGAGGGTCCCCGGCCCTCAAGACCTTCTGGCCCTGCTCTCCTCAATTCTGAGGGACCCAGTGGGAAGTGGAGTCTGGGGGGTCGGAAGGGACTGGGAGGACCTGATGGGGAGCCAGCCTCAGGGAGCCCCAAAGGAGGCACCCCCAAATCTCAG GCCCCTCTAGACCTCAGCCTCAGTCCTGATGTCAGCTCTGAGGCCTCACCTGCCAGAACCACCCAGGACCTTCCTTGCTTGGACAGCAGTACTCCTGAGGGTTGCGCACCATCCGGTGCCCCAGGTGACTGGCCTGTCCCTGCTGAGGAACGCGAGAGCCCGGCTGCCCAGCCCTTGCTGGAGCATCAGTACTAA